A genome region from Vicia villosa cultivar HV-30 ecotype Madison, WI unplaced genomic scaffold, Vvil1.0 ctg.000011F_1_1, whole genome shotgun sequence includes the following:
- the LOC131621816 gene encoding uncharacterized protein LOC131621816: protein MCNQEEDVGVECNQKDGGGSENSSLNENFGDSYDDDDKGIGEETAIYSQDGKTKGKGKGKGKAKGKRKGKGKVKGKRKEKGKAKGKGKGKSKIWRPRKQREVEESFEDSGSIDDVNEGGVPKESLRGLSDIEEYDSDELPQEYDREDEDILKDDIQTFILPK from the coding sequence ATGTGTAACCAAGAAGAAGATGTGGGAGTAGAATGTAACCAAAAAGACGGTGGTGGTAGTGAAAATAGTTCTTTGAATGAGAACTTTGGAGATTCATATGACGATGATGATAAAGGAATTGGTGAAGAGACTGCAATTTATAGTCAGGAtggaaaaacaaaaggtaaaggaAAGGGGAAGGGAAAAGCAAAAGGTAAAAGAAAGGGTAAGGGAAAAGTAAAAGGTAAAAGAAAGGAGAAGGGCAAAGCAAAAGGTAAAGGGAAGGGAAAATCCAAGATTTGGAGACCAAGGAAACAAAGGGAAGTGGAAGAATCATTTGAAGATAGTGGTTCAATTGATGATGTGAATGAAGGTGGGGTTCCAAAGGAAAGTTTAAGAGGATTGAGTGACATTGAGGAATATGATAGTGATGAGTTACCTCAAGAGTATGATCGTGAAGATGAAGATATATTAAaggatgatattcaaacattcatACTTCCAAAATAA